One region of Eleutherodactylus coqui strain aEleCoq1 chromosome 5, aEleCoq1.hap1, whole genome shotgun sequence genomic DNA includes:
- the CDH24 gene encoding cadherin-24 isoform X1, with translation MPALQLCPLLSLLLLGCSSTVPVMEEYSPGLSGDSGSPSSPPQGPGPPLRSKRSWVWNQFFVIEEYAGPEPVLIGRLHTDADRGEGRAKYLLTGEGAGSVFVIDDKTGNIHVTKSLDREEKEEYVLLAQAVDKLTLRPLEPPSQFIIKVQDINDNPPVFLHPPYRAYVPEMSNVGTSVIQVTATDADDPTYGNSARLVYTVLEGQPYFSVDPQTGVIRTAIPNMDRETQDEFLVVIQAKDMGGHVGGLSGSTTVTVTLTDVNDNPPKFPQNLYQFTVLEDTAPGSVIGRLRAHDPDIGENAVMSYSIVDGDAGDTFSVMADSAGQDGILRVQEPLDFESRRSFTFRVEVMNTVIDPQYIRRGPFKDVTTVRVTVGDVNESPLFSQNPYSLSVLENQPPGTLVGVVQARDPDLQSSSISYSIEPVSNPEELFTINPEDGTLRTSIFLDRENKKEHSITVTASETDSPSQMSQVGVVIQVLDINDNPPTLAEIYKPHVCDNAQPGQVIQTVRVKDADIENGIFHIQSPSTVSDGNFTLQDNKDGSASLLVKHSGFWKSQRDIFVVPIEIKDSGDPPLSSTDTLTVSLCHCEAGGAVLTCHMTTGSATGLSTPALLAILACAFSLLALVSLFYLQRRHKPSPLSLCEDEDIRENIITYDDEGGGEQDTQAFDMSALQPPQTGLSGGFFHPPRMDVLPRVPHQPTPRSPQTAPVDVHRFLALRLREAERDPVAPPYDSIQVYGFEGGGSSAGSLSSLTSSSGGLGEEELVGEDIWEWGPHFRTLAEIYGVKKRNSIAED, from the exons CTGCACACAGATGCCGATCGTGGAGAAGGGCGAGCCAAGTACCTCCTGACTGGAGAAGGTGCCGGGTCTGTGTTTGTCATTGATGACAAAACTGGCAATATCCATGTCACCAAGTCCCTCGATCGTGAAGAGAAGGAGGAATATGTGCTGCTGGCACAGGCTGTGGACAAACTTACCCTTCGACCACTTGAACCCCCTTCCCAGTTCATCATCAAGGTGCAGGACATAAATGACAACCCCCCTGTTTTCCTGCACCCTCCCTACAGGGCCTATGTGCCGGAGATGTCCAACGTAG GAACCTCTGTGATCCAGGTGACAGCCACCGACGCTGACGACCCAACATATGGCAACAGCGCTCGACTTGTATACACTGTGCTGGAAGGGCAACCATACTTTTCTGTGGACCCTCAAACAG GAGTGATTCGTACTGCAATCCCAAACATGGACCGAGAGACCCAGGATGAGTTTCTGGTTGTCATACAGGCCAAAGATATGGGAGGCCATGTTGGAGGGCTTTCGGGCTCCACTACTGTTACTGTCACATTGACAGATGTTAATGACAACCCACCTAAATTCCCACAAA ACTTGTATCAGTTTACTGTTCTAGAGGACACTGCTCCTGGATCTGTAATTGGCAGACTGCGAGCACATGACCCGGACATTGGCGAGAATGCAGTGATGTCCTACAGCATCGTGGATGGTGATGCCGGGGACACTTTTAGTGTGATGGCGGACTCTGCAGGACAAGATGGAATTCTCAGAGTACAAGAG CCTCTAGATTTTGAGTCCCGCCGCTCCTTCACATTTCGTGTTGAAGTGATGAACACTGTGATTGATCCTCAGTATATTCGTCGAGGACCATTTAAGGATGTCACAACTGTGAGAGTGACTGTGGGAGACGTAAACGAGTCCCCACTTTTCTCACAAAACCCTTATTCCTTAAGCGTGTTGGAAAACCAGCCTCCAGGGACACTTGTAGGGGTAGTCCAGGCCCGTGACCCTGACCTACAGAGCAGCTCTATCAG CTATTCTATTGAGCCAGTCTCCAACCCTGAAGAACTGTTCACGATAAATCCAGAAGATGGGACCCTCAGAACAAGCATCTTCTTGGACAGGGAGAACAAGAAAGAGCACAGCATCACTGTGACAGCTAGTGAGACCG ACAGCCCCTCTCAGATGTCACAAGTTGGAGTTGTGATCCAGGTTTTAGATATAAATGACAATCCTCCAACCCTGGCCGAGATCTATAAGCCACATGTGTGTGATAACGCACAACCGGGACAG GTCATCCAAACAGTCAGAGTGAAGGATGCTGACATTGAAAATGGCATTTTCCATATTCAAAGCCCTAGCACTGTATCTGATGGAAACTTCACTCTTCAAGACAATAAAG ATGGAAGTGCATCACTTCTAGTGAAACATAGTGGATTCTGGAAGTCACAAAGAGACATATTTGTAGTGCCTATAGAGATTAAAGACAGCGGGGATCCTCCTCTTAGTAGTACTGACACGCTGACAGTCTCTCTATGTCACTGTGAGGCAGGTGGGGCTGTTTTGACCTGTCATATGACCACAGGATCCGCTACTGGACTCAGTACTCCTGCTTTGCTGGCTATATTGGCTTGTGCGTTTAGCCTTCTGG CCCTGGTATCCCTTTTCTACTTACAGCGAAGACACAAGCCATCTCCTCTGTCTCTGTGTGAGGACGAAGATATCAGAGAGAATATCATTACCTATGATGACGAAGGCGGTGGAGAACAAGACACTCAGGCTTTTGACATGTCAGCCTTGCAGCCTCCACAGACCGGCCTCAGTGGAGGCTTCTTCCACCCCCCACGAATGGATGTTCTCCCTCGAGTTCCTCACCAACCAACCCCACGCTCACCTCAAACTGCCCCTGTTGACGTTCATCGATTTCTAGCCCTTCGATTGAGAGAAGCGGAAAGAGATCCTGTGGCACCACCCTATGACTCCATTCAGGTTTATGGTTTTGAGGGTGGAGGTTCCTCAGCCGGGTCACTTAGCTCATTGACGAGCAGCTCTGGAGGTTTAGGAGAGGAAGAACTTGTGGGCGAAGACATATGGGAATGGGGCCCCCATTTCAGGACACTAGCAGAAATCTACGGAGTGAAAAAAAGAAACTCTATTGCAGAAGACTAA